A window of Candidatus Hydrogenedens sp. genomic DNA:
AGGTATTGACCGTGATCCTAAATCTATCCAACTCTGTAGAGAACGTTTTAAAAACGAAACAAGAGTAAAACTTTTTCATGCAAACTATTCAGATATGGAAACAATAATTAAAGAAATTGGATTAGAAAATGTCGACGCAATATTAATTGATGCAGGTATATCAAGCTTTGCATTAGAAGACTCTTCACGTGGACTTTCATTCCAGATAGATGGCCCTTTAGATATGCGAATGAATCCAAATGATGACGAACCATTAAGTTATTTGTTGGCAAAAATAGAAATTCAAGCTCTCTCAAAAATCTTAAAAGAATACGGAGATGTTCCAAAACATTTGCGTGTTGCAAAAGTTATTATTGATGAGCATAAAAAAGGTAGATTAAAAAAAGTTTCAGATTTAGTAAATGTAATATTAAAAATATTTCCTGCAAAAAATAAATTACCCGATGAAGTAAGACAAATATTTCAAGCATTAAGAATTGCAGTAAATAAGGAGCTATTCCACTTAAATAAAGGTTTATGGGCAGGATTAAAAATATTATCAGAAGGTGGTATTTTTGTTGTAATAAGTTTTCATTCAGGTGAAGATAGAATTGTAAAATCAGTGTTTCGACTTATTACACATCCTTTAAAAGAATACTCATCTGATGGGTTTCTAAAACGAGAAATACCACCAATAGCCCAAAATTTAACTCCGAAACCTCTGATACCTTCAA
This region includes:
- the rsmH gene encoding 16S rRNA (cytosine(1402)-N(4))-methyltransferase RsmH, with amino-acid sequence MISKPYHIPVMAKEVVKLLRGKERGIFVDATIGAGGHTSIFLEELSPQMVIGIDRDPKSIQLCRERFKNETRVKLFHANYSDMETIIKEIGLENVDAILIDAGISSFALEDSSRGLSFQIDGPLDMRMNPNDDEPLSYLLAKIEIQALSKILKEYGDVPKHLRVAKVIIDEHKKGRLKKVSDLVNVILKIFPAKNKLPDEVRQIFQALRIAVNKELFHLNKGLWAGLKILSEGGIFVVISFHSGEDRIVKSVFRLITHPLKEYSSDGFLKREIPPIAQNLTPKPLIPSKEEIQNNPRSKSAKMRSIQKMSNNYFEIFCSRGMMN